The Kogia breviceps isolate mKogBre1 chromosome 4, mKogBre1 haplotype 1, whole genome shotgun sequence genome window below encodes:
- the TAF9 gene encoding transcription initiation factor TFIID subunit 9, giving the protein MESGKMASPKSMPKDAQMMAQILKDMGITEYEPRVINQMLEFAFRYVTTILDDAKIYSSHAKKATVDADDVRLAIQCRADQSFTSPPPRDFLLDIARQRNQTPLPLIKPYSGPRLPPDRYCLTAPNYRLKSLQKKASTSAGRITVPRLSVGSVTSRPSTPTLGTPTPQTMSVSTKVGTPVSLTGQRFTVQMPTSQSPAVKASIPATSAVQNVLINPSLIGSKNILITTNMVSSQNTANEASNALKRKREDDDDDDDDDDDDYDNL; this is encoded by the coding sequence ATGGAGTCTGGAAAGATGGCTTCTCCCAAGAGCATGCCGAAAGATGCACAGATGATGGCACAAATCCTGAAGGATATGGGGATTACAGAATATGAACCAAGAGTTATAAATCAGATGTTGGAGTTTGCCTTCCGATATGTGACCACAATTCTAGATGATGCAAAAATTTATTCAAGTCATGCTAAGAAGGCTACTGTTGATGCAGATGATGTGCGATTGGCAATCCAGTGTCGTGCTGACCAGTCTTTTACCTCTCCTCCCCCAAGAGATTTTTTATTAGATATTGCAAGGCAAAGGAATCAAACCCCTTTGCCATTAATCAAGCCATATTCAGGTCCTAGATTGCCACCTGATAGATATTGCTTGACTGCTCCAAATTATAGACTTAAATCCTTACAAAAAAAGGCATCTACTTCTGCGGGAAGAATAACAGTTCCACGGTTAAGTGTTGGTTCAGTTACTAGCAGACCAAGTACTCCCACGCTTGGCACACCAACCCCACAAACCATGTCTGTTTCAACTAAAGTAGGGACTCCAGTGTCCCTCACAGGGCAAAGGTTCACAGTACAGATGCCCACTTCACAATCCCCAGCTGTAAAAGCATCAATTCCTGCAACATCAGCAGTTCAGAATGTTCTAATTAATCCATCACTAATTGGGTCCAAAAATATTCTTATTACCACTAACATGGTGTCATCACAGAATACTGCCAATGAAGCATCAAATGCATTGAAAAGAAAAcgtgaagatgatgatgatgatgatgacgatgatgatgatgactatGATAATTTGTAA